A genomic window from Aethina tumida isolate Nest 87 chromosome 4, icAetTumi1.1, whole genome shotgun sequence includes:
- the LOC126265343 gene encoding uncharacterized protein LOC126265343 — protein sequence MNSKRQRTCQKNGNVQNLHKNITDMPDELLLMLFSYFTPQELYCIARPVCERWSKISYTTTLWEKISVGADVPTNVLQEWIQNASNLKVLHMKNRKDVNCILDEISKSCLDIEQLVVLNCWGSETSNVIKSAELCKVIQKCKKLWSFDFHDVLIRSVKFYKLLSEIKAQRQIFYCGPTNLQQRKYFA from the coding sequence ATGAATTCTAAGAGGCAAAGAACGTGCCAGAAAAATGGTAACGTACAAAACCTTCACAAGAACATTACTGACATGCCAGATGAACTACTGCTTATGTTGTTTTCGTATTTTACACCTCAAGAGCTGTATTGTATAGCCAGACCAGTGTGCGAGAGGTGGAGTAAAATATCTTACACAACGACATTATGGGAGAAAATAAGTGTGGGTGCGGATGTACCAACTAATGTTTTGCAGGAGTGGATCCAAAACGCCTCCAACTTGAAAGTTTTGCATatgaaaaatagaaaagaCGTCAATTGCATATTGGACGAAATTTCGAAGAGTTGCTTAGATATTGAACAACTGGTTGTGTTAAATTGTTGGGGATCGGAGACGTCAAATGTAATAAAGAGTGCTGAACTATGTAAAGTAATACagaaatgtaaaaagttaTGGAGTTTCGACTTCCATGATGTACTAATAAGGTCTGTTAAGTTCTACAAGTTATTGTCAGAAATTAAGGCCCAAAGACAAATCTTTTACTGTGGCCCCACTAATCTCCAACAGAGGAAGTACTTTGCTTAG